The following proteins come from a genomic window of Chryseobacterium glaciei:
- a CDS encoding VOC family protein — protein MIKGLYETHVQVSSLENSIKFYTEVLGLEFAHHDGNRPIAFLWIGKNKEAMLGLWEQKENLQTRHFAFSADKEDILNYSVEFLKNKNLKPYNFLKDGIDEPMVFAWMPALAIYFNDPDGNQLEFISILEGDGKPELGVISYEEWLENK, from the coding sequence ATGATAAAAGGATTATATGAAACTCACGTACAGGTTAGCAGTTTAGAAAACTCGATAAAATTTTATACTGAAGTTTTAGGTTTGGAATTTGCTCATCATGATGGAAACCGTCCGATTGCATTTTTATGGATTGGAAAAAATAAAGAAGCCATGCTTGGTTTGTGGGAGCAAAAAGAAAATTTGCAGACAAGGCACTTTGCTTTTTCTGCCGATAAAGAAGATATTTTGAATTACTCTGTTGAGTTTTTAAAAAATAAAAATTTAAAGCCTTACAATTTCTTAAAAGACGGAATTGATGAACCAATGGTTTTCGCATGGATGCCGGCTTTGGCTATTTATTTTAATGATCCGGATGGAAATCAATTAGAATTTATTTCAATTTTGGAAGGTGATGGAAAACCAGAACTGGGTGTGATTTCTTATGAAGAATGGTTAGAAAACAAATAA